TCCATCGCCGGCGATTCCATGACGCCGCCGCCAAGGGCATTGGCGAGCACGATGCTTCCGGCGCGCACCGCGTCGACAAGACCGGGAATGCCGATGGCGGAATCGCCGCGGAATTCTAGCGGATCGCAATAATCGGAATCGACGCGCCGGAAGATCGCCGCGACGCGCTCCAGCCCCATCAGCGTCTTGAGGAAGACCTGTCCGTCGCGCACCGCCAGGTCGTCGCCTTCGACCAGCGTGAAGCCCAGATAGTGCGCGAGATAGGCATGCTCGAAATAGGCTTCGTTGTGCGGCCCCGGCGTCAGCAGGACGGCGCGGCCTTTGCGGTTCCGGGACAGCGCGAGGATGTGCTCGCGGTAGGCGCTGAAGAACGAGGCGAGCCGCCGGATATGCATGTCGTCGAACAGATCGGAAAACGTCGCGCCGACGACGATGCGGTTTTCCAGGGCATAGCCAATGCCGCTCGGTGCGTCGGCGCGGCTTGCCAGCACGCGCCATGAACCATCGGGCATGCGCGCGAGATCGGCGGAATACAGATGCACATGCACGCCGCCCGGCGGCGTCAGGCCGACTAGCGGCCGCAGGAACTGCGGATGGCCGAGCACCAGATGCGGCGGCAGATGGCCGGCGGCCATCAACTTTTGCGGCCCATAGATATCCTTGAGGACGAGATTGTTCAGATGCGCGCGCTGGACAACCGCGGCCTCGATCGCGCGCCATTCGTCGGCGCCGATGACGAACGGCACGATGTCGAGCTGCCACAGCCGCGCCTGGCCGTCGGCATCGTCGTACACATTATAAGTCACGCCGTTGTCGCGGATCATGGCCTGGGCGGCGGCGCCACGGCGCGCATAATCCTCCGGCGGCATCGCGGTCAGCGCGTCGGCCAGCGGTTTCCAGGCGGGGCGTACCGTGCCGGCCGCATCGCGCAACTCGTCATAGCGCGGCGGGCTGGCCGGTTCGGCGGAGGAGGCGACATCGACCTGGCTCATCGGCGATTGGCGGCCCGCCTGAGGTCGAGGGTGTGCGGAAAGTCGGTATTGGCGTCCTCCGGCGGCGGCTCGAAGATGCCACCGGTGAAGCCGAACGGCTCGAAGCGCGCCAGGCGGCGCCCTTCCGCTTCATAGCCGTTGACGGGAAAGGTCACGTAATTGCGCCCGCCCGGATGGGCGACGTGATAGGTGCAGCCGCCCAGGGACCGCTTGCGCCAGCCGTCCCACACTTCGCAGATCAGCGGCGCGTGGCTGGGGATCGTCGGATGCAGCGCGCTCACTGGCTGCCAGGCGCGGAAACGCACCCCGCCGACCGCTTCATCGAGCGCGATCGGCTTCAACGGCACGGCGCGGCCATTGACGAGAATCTTGTGGCGGCCGGCGACCAGTCCCTTCACTTTCACTTCCAATCGTTCGACCGAGCTGTCCACGAAACGTACCGTGCCGCCGACCGTTCCTTCCTCACCCATGACGTTCCAAGGCTCCAGCGCCTGGCGCAGTTCGAGGGCGACGCCGCCATACTGCACCTTGCCGGCGAGCGGGAAGCGGAAGGCCCAATGGGGCCGGAACCAGTCCGCGTCGAAGGCGAAGCCGTTGGCGTTCAGATCGGCGATCACATCGGCGAAATCGGCCCATACGAAATGCGGCAGCATGAAGCTGTCGTGCAACGCCGTGCCCCAGCGCACCAGCTTGGTCTGATAAGGCGTCTGCCAGAACCGCGCGACGAGGGCGCGCAGCAGCAGGCCCTGCGCCAGGCTCATTTCGGGATGCGGCGGCATCTCGAAGCCGCGGAATTCGACAAGGCCGAGGCGGCCCGTGGGTCCGTCTGGTGAATAGAGTTTGTCGATGCAGATCTCGGTGCGATGGGTGTTGCCGGTCACGTCGATCAGGAGGTTGCGGAAGATGCGATCGACCAGCCAGGGCGGGATATAGCCCGTCTGCGGATCGGGCACCTGCGCGAAGGCGATCTCCATCTCGTAGAGCGTATCCAGCCGCGCCTCGTCGATGCGCGGCGCCTGGCTGGTCGGCCCAATGAACATGCCGGAGAACAGATAGGAAAGCGACGGATGGTTCTGCCAATAGCCGATCAGGCTGCGCAGCAGATCGGGCCGCCGAAGGAACGGGCTGTCGGCCGGCGTCGCCGCGCCGAGAACGATGTGATTGCCGCCGCCGGTGCCGGTGTGGCGGCCGTCGAGCATGAACTTCTCGGTGCCCAGCCGCGTCAGCCGCGCCTCTTCGTAAAGCGCCTCGGTGATCGCGACCTGGTCGTCCCAGGATTTCGCGGGATGGATGTTGACCTCGATGACGCCGGGATCGGGCGTCACCTTGATGACGTTGATGCGCGGGTCGTAAGGCGGGCCATAGCCTTCGACATGGATCGCCGCGCCAAGCTCGGCGGCCGCGTCTTCGACCGCCGACAGCAGGTCGAGATAGTCCGCCGCGGTTTCGGTCGGCGGCAGGAACACGCTGAGGCGGCCGCCGCGCGGCTCCACCGTCAGCGCGGTGCGGACGCTGGCGCCTTCCAGCGGCGGTTCCTGTTCGACGCGCGCGCGGCGCGCTTCCCAGGCCGCGTCGCGCAACCCGCCGGAGAGATAGGGCTGGCGGTAATCGTCGCGCTCGGGCAGCGGCGGCAGCTTCTCGAACGGATCGGGCGGCGGCACGAAGGGTCGCGCCGTCGCCGGCAGCCAGGGCAAAGCCTCGAGCGGCAGGCGGTATCCGAGGGGCGAGTCGCCCGGCACAAGCTGGAGCCGGCCGGCGCGCGTCGCCCACCGTTCGGAGCGCCAGCGCCGCTTGTCCGCCGCGTTCCAGCGCTGCACCGGCAGCACGAATCCGGTCGGCTTGCCCAGGCCACGCTCGAACACGCGCGCCAGGCGGGCGCGCATCTCCGGATCGTCGAGCTTGGAATTCAGCGGATCGACATTGACCGGCAGCATCCGCTCCTTGCCGATGTAGTGCCACGGGTCCTCATAGGCCTCCATCGCATTGCCGGGATGGATGTCGAGGCGCCGTGCGATGCCGGTCGCAAGATTGCGTGCGTCCTCGACGGTCGGCTTGTAGTTGTCGCGCTCGCGCGCGATGCGGGCGGCGTCGCGCCACAGCGGCACGCCGTCGCCGCGCCAGTAGAGCGCGAAGGCCCAGCGCGGCAGGCTCTCGCCCGGATACCACTTGCCCTGGCCGTAATGCAGGAAGCCGCCCGGCGCGAAACGGTCGCGCAGCCTGCGGATCAGCGTGTCCGCCAGGCCGCGTTTGGTGGGACCGACCGCCGCCGTGGTCCATTCCGCGCCGTCCATGTCGTCGATCGAGACGAAGGTCGGCTCGCCGCCCATGGTGAGGCGCACATCGCCGTCCTGGAGCAGCGTGTCGATGCGGTCGCCCAGCCGATCGATCGCGCGCCATTGGTCGTCGGTATAGGGCTTGGTCACGCGCGGCGGCTCGACGACGCGCTTGATCGACATCTCAAACTCGAAGCTGACCTCGCAGTCTTCGAGGGCGCCGCTGATCGGCGCCGCGTGGGTCGGATTGGCGGCACAGGCGAGGGGAATGTGGCCTTCGCCGGCGAACAGCCCGGAGGTCGGATCGAGTCCGACCCAGCCGGCGCCCGGCAGATAGACCTCGCACCAGGCGTGCAAATCGGTGAAGTCCTGTTCGGCGCCGGACGGTCCGTCGAGCGATTTCTGGTCCGGCTTCAACTGGATGAGGTAGCCCGATGCAAAACGCGCCGCGAGCCCGAGGTGACGCAGGAGCTGCACCAGCAGCCAGGCGGAATCGCGGCATGAGCCGGCGCGGGTCTCCAGCGTGTGGTCCGGCGTCTGGATGCCGGGCTCCATGCGGATCAGATAGTTGATGTCGCGCTGGAGCTGCGCGTTCAGGTCGAACAGAAAGCCGGTGGTCGGTTTTTCGATTCGCGGCACGGCGGCGAGATAGGCCGCGAAGCGCGGCCCGACCTCCGCCTTCTGGAAGAAGGGCTTGAGGTCCTCCAGGACTTCCGGCGCATAGGCGAAGGGAAAGACCTCGGCCTCGGGCTCCAGGAAGAAGTCGAACGGGTTGATGACGTTCATCTCCGCCGTCAGGTCGACGGTGACCGTCAGGTGGTCGGTCTTCTCCGGCACGACGATCCGCGCCAGCCAGTTGGACTGCGGGTCCTGCTGCCAGTTGAGGAAGTGCTGCTCGGGGCCGATCTTCAGGCTGTAGGCCAGGATCGGGGTGCGGCAATGCGGGGCGGGGCGCAGCCGGACGAGCTGTGGGCCGAGGGTGATCGGCTTGTCGTAGCGGTAGCGGGTGGAATGGGAGAGGGCGACCTGGATGCTCATGACTCCACCTTGCCGCAACTGCGAAAGGCCCGCCACCCATCCCGGATGGCCGCATCGACGGACGGCGGCGGATTGCCCGCCCGTGGATGCTTTATGAGGCTCATTGCCCGGAATTTCGTCGCAAACGGGCCCCTGGGCCGGCCCGAATCGGCCGTCGGGCGTTCAGGGCTATCCGTTGAAGCCGTGGGCCGCCGCGTCGATCAGGCGTTCGTTTGGAATGTTGAATCCCACGGAGGTTCCCTTGCCGGGCGTGCTCACCACCCTGAGACCCCCGCCATGCATATCGATCATCGATTTCGCGAGCGGCAGGCCCAGCCCGGTGCCTTTGTGCTTGCGGCTCACATAGCTGTCGATCTGCCCAAAGGGCTGAAGCGCCACCGCCGCTTCCTCGGGCGTCATGCCGATACCGGTGTCCGACACCGTGACGACCGCGCCGGCGGCCGGGTCCAGCTGCAGCCGCACGACGACGAGGCCGTCCGGCGGCGTGAACTTGACGGCGTTTGAGACGAGGTTCAGCAGAATTTGCTGGATCATCCGTTCGTTTCCCGCGATCCGGATCGGCTGCTCCGGAAGCTGGTCCGCCAGCACGACGCCGCCGTTCGACGCCGTCATGCTCATGAGCCGGCAGACATCGCGTACCGCCATCACGAGTTCGACGGGCTCGTCCATGCGAATCTTGGCGCTCGCCGACTCGATCCGGGATAGATCGAGGACATCGTTGACGAGGCTGAGGAGGTGATGGCCGCTCGTGAAGATATCGTAGGCGTATTCGACGTAGCGAGAGCTTCCGACGGTTCCGAAGGTCTCGTTCTTGAGAATTTCCGCGAAGCCGATGATCGCGTTGAGCGGCGTCCGCAGCTCGTGGGACATGCTCGCAAGGAATTTCGACTTCTCCTTGTTCGCGGCCTCGGCCTCGTCCCTGGCGATGATGAGCTGGTCCGTGAGCGACCGGGACGCAAGAAGCGACGACCGCGCCCGCCGGTACTGCATCTGGCCGAAGCCGACGACCGGGATGCCGACGAATATCGACGTGATCGCCATCGCGAACGACATCGCCCACGCGTTCCGGCCGAGGCCGACCGCGGCGAGCAGGCCGACGACCACGACATGGGCCGTGGCCAGCAGAAGCACGATGGCGCTCACGGTGACCGTGTTCGGCAGCCGATCCAGGAATTCGATGGAAATGGCGTCGAACAGCTCGGCGATCGCTTTCAGCAATCGGGCCAGGGCCTTTTCGAGGTTCCACCCGCGGCTGGCCGGCCGGGCGCCCAGGCCGGCAATCGTCTGACTCAAGGAATCGACTTGGATCATCAACTGCCTCTTCGCGCAAAGCCGTCTGACGCCCGCTCAGGATAGAATGTCCTTCCCTACCAACTGCTACACACTGTCGCGGATTGGGATAACCTACGTTACGAGCCGATACGACGGCGCGCGGTTTGCAGAAATGGTTCGTTCGCCGCCGGCAATCCGTCTGCTTTTTTCTTCAAGCGTTGGAACGCCCGGGTGGGGTATAAAAGCGACCGCCGGCGGCGAACGAATTCATTCGAACGACCTTCTTGCCGACAAAGATCGTTCGGCGGAGCGCTCAGGCGGAAGCGTGCTCCAGCATTTGATCGATATCGTCCTGACTGAGCCCCTCGCCCTGAAGAGCCGGTCCTTCGAGCCTGCAATCGCCGGAGTCCGGCGGTCCTTCCGGAATGTCCGTTGCGCCGTTCAACGCGCCGGCGACCTTGGCGAGCCGCTGGCCCACGATGTCCTGAAAGGTGCAGGCCTCGCGGATTCGCATGCACTCCGAACGGATCTGGCGCGCCATCGGGTCGTCGCCGCCACCGGTGGTGAGACCGACGATATGGTCGACGGCATCGAGGATCGCGATGACCGCGGTCTCGGTCTCGCCGATCGACGTCGACAATTCCGCCGCCAGTTGCAAGCGTGGTGTGGCAATCCCGGTCATGATCTGCCTGTTCTGAAGAGGGCCGCTCGGCGCCGTCGGCGGTGCACGCGCAGACCGCCATACCGTCGCTATTGCGTGAGGAAGGGCGTGATCTTCGTCTTGAGCGTCGCGCCGTTGAACGGCTTGACCATATAGCCGCTGACGCCGGCGGCCCGCGCGGTCGCGACGTTCTCGACCTTCGCCTCGGCCGTCACCAGGACGAAGGGCGTCTTGGCGGTCTTGGGATTGGAGCGCACCGCCCGCAGGAGGTCGAGCCCGCTCATCGGCTGCATGTTCCAATCGGAGAGGACGAGGTCGTATTTCTTGGCCTGCAGGAGCTGCAGCGCGCCCTCGCCATGGGTCGCCTCGTCGATGTTCTTGACGCCGATCTCCGTGAGCAGCCCTCGAACAATTCTCAACATCGTCTTGTAGTCGTCGACGATCAATACGTTGCAATCGGTGCGCATGTTGTCCTCCTTGTCTTGCAATTCGAAGAAGCCGTTTTCCCTGTCGATTCCGCTCAGGCCGCAAGTCCGGTGACGACCGACTTCACGGCGGTTCCGAAATAGCTGCCCTGGCCGAGCTTGATGCCGATGTCGCGCGCGCGAACCATTTCTTCGCGGGTCGAGATATTGTCGGCGACGGTCTCGATGCCGAGCTTGGTGCAGATGCCGAGCAGGCCGCGAAGCAGAATGTCGTGTCTGTCGCCGCTCTTCGAGCTTCGCACGATCGTGCCGTCTATCTTCACGAAGTCCACTTCCAGATCCTGCAGATACGCGATCGGCAAGACGCCCGGCGCGAAATGGTTCAAACCGACGCGTATTCCCATCTGCCGCAGAAGCCCGACCGCCATCTGGAGCTTGTCGAAATCGCAGGCCGATGGAAGGGTCGCCACCTCCAGGAGGAGCCGCGGCGCGAGATGCTGCCTGGCTTTGAGCAGGCCGGAGAAAAGCGCGAAACACGCCGGATCGGCGAGCGTGTGGCCGCAAATGCCCAGCGCCAGCTTGAAATGCGCGGTCGACTGGCTCTCCAGAACCCCGAGAACCTGCGCCAGTGAGACGACATCGAACGTGTCCGCGAGCCCGATCTCGCGCGCGATCCGAAGAGATTCGGCGGTCGATTCGGCGGCGTCGAGCCGGGTCAGCACGTCGTAGCGGCCGGTCTTGCCGGTCTTCAGATCGGCGACCGCTTCGTAGCGCAACTCGAACCCGTCGTTTTCCGCCGTGCTCGCTTCGCTGGAGGCCCGGGCGATGGCTTCGCCGACGAACCGGCCGAACACCGTCGCCAAACTGCCTTGATGCCGGCCGGGCATGTCGCCGCGCGTGAACCGGCCGATCGCCTGGCGCATCGCGAGCGAGGCCTGCTCGAGCGTCAACCCGTTATCGTCGAGAGACAGAAATCCGTCCGACGCGGACAATCCGTCGACGTCGCAGGTCTTGGCGACGCCTTCGATCGCGCTTGCGAGCGTACAATCGGTGTCCTGCGCGTCGCAGACCACGCCGAAGGCGTTCTCCGTCAACTGGCCGGCGCTGCCCAGCGCCTTGAGCGCCGCGCCGATCTGGAGGAGGAATTTGCGGGCGCGCGCGGGCGGCAGCCCCGCGCATATCTGGGACAGATTCGGAATGTCGACCAGCTTCATGCCGTACTGCGTTCCCAGGCTCTTTTCCGCCGCGGCGAGAAAGGCGTTCAGGTCCGGAAGCCCCGTGCGGGCATCGGTTCCCGACGCCGTCGCCGTGCGGGCGGGCGGCAGCCGGACGGCGCAGGAAATGCGCGGCACCTTCGCGGGAAGGCAGCACATCGAGACTTGGACCGCGTCGCCATTCGCGAGGCCGAGGCGAACCGGGCCGAAGCGGCGTCCCGGCCGGATGGCCATGGCGTAGGTGGCGAATTTCGAGCCATCGGAGGGCATGAACAGCGATCCGGCCCGCCGGCTGATCAGCTCTTCGGCCGGCACGTCGCACACAGCCGCGCGCGGCGCCCGATGCGAAGTGGATCAGGCATTCGGCATCGATCTCCAGCAGGAGGTCGGCATTGGCGAAGGCAAATCCCAGCAATCGGGCCGTGTCGATCATCGAAGTTCTCGGTGCCTGACGCGACCAGGCTAGCGCCGAGAGCGTTAGCATCGAGAAACCCTAATCCCGAAAAAGGGTAACAGATGTTTCCCTTCGCCGCAGGCGCCGGCGGCGCCCATGGGCGCGGGCCGGTCAGGCGGCGGCGAGCTTGCGCAACGCGGCGTCGTCGAAAATCGAAATCACGCCGCGATTGAAATCCACGATTCCGAGATCGCGCAGTTTCTTGAGCGAGCGGCTGACATGGACCGCCGTCATGCCGAGGGCATCGGCGAGGTCGTCGCGCCGCAGAGGAACCTCGAAGGCCAGCGGACGGTCCAGGGTATCGCCGAGGCGCGCCACCCGCCGCTGCAAAAGCAGGATGAAATGCGCGAGCCGCTCCACGGCCGTCCGCGCGCCCAGGCTCAGGGCGATTTCATCGGCGTCCCGCTGCGCGTCGCCGCAGGCGCGCAACACATCGGCCAACGCATCCGGATTCGCCATGAGCTCGCGAAGCAGGACATCGCGGGGAAACTCGCACAGCGTGGCGCGGGTCAAGGTGCGGACGGAGTATCCCCACCGCTGCTCGTCGAAACTGACTTGTCCGATCAAGTCGCCGGGAAGAAGCAGGGATAATATCTGCCGGCGGCCGTCGCGGGTGGCGCTGTAGCGGTAGGCCCAGCCGCTGCGCAGGGTGTAGACGAACTGCCGCCGGTCGCCCTGGTGGATGATCACCTGGCCCTTGTGCATCGTCCGCGCCGCGGTTCGCATGGACTCCGCGGCAAATTCGCGGCGAGCAATTATATTGCGATACGCAATCAAGCCGCGCACCGGGCAGCTCGCACAACTCGGCAGCAGGGGCTGCGCCGCCGCATCCGCCAAATTCCTGATGTCGCGGACCATCAGCATGATAGTGTTGCCCCGAGCCGAGCGCGGCGCCCAATCGGGCGCCAGTGGGCGCAAAAGTGCTTCGGGATGCCCGAAAACCGCGCTTTCCATCCGATCGTCGCCACAACATCCCCCCGTCTGACTTCGTACGCTTCCGCGTAATTTCGCCACGACTGTGCGACAAGTTGTCTGAAGCCGACGGTTGTCCTCTTAGGGTTAACAGAAGGTTAATACAGCAGAATAATCCATGTGATTTCAATCACTTACATTTGTTAATAACATAAATCATTTACATTGATCACAGATACTTTCCTTCTCCTTTGGGCGCGATTGGGCAATTTTAGCGCGTGAGATTTTATGCCCAGACGGCAGGCACTTTGGTCGGATTTCCGGCCTCTTGGGTGATGGCGGCGTCGGCCTAAATGACCTTCGAATTCGAAGAGGACCGCCACCGTCAATGAGTAGTGTGAACAGTGGATGCCAAGCCTGCGTGATGGGCTCGCTATCGATTTATGGGCCGACGCTTCGTCGGCAGGTTTCGGCGATCGAGACCCTGAAAACCGGGAGACGGGAATTTCCGGCGCGGCGTCGCATTTTCCGCGAAGGCGACAAGATCACCGAGATCTTCACGATCCGGGCGGGCTGGGCCTTTCGCTATCGCGAGCTTTCCGATGGCGAGCGGCAGATACTGTCCTTCTTCATACCGGGGGACATCATTCCCCTGGAATCGGTCTGGATGCCCAACTCGCCGCTGCTGTATTCGGTGAAGTCGCTGACCAATCTGGCGGTCTGCGCCCTTCCGCTGCCGAGCTTCTGCAAGATGCTCCAGGCGTCGGACGAACAGATCCGCGAGGTCGAAAACGCGGAATACCGATTTCTGCATTCCCTCTACGGCCGGTTTGTCCATATGGGCCGCAAGAGCGCGCGCAGCCGGATGGCGCATTTTTTCCTCGATATCGAAGCGCGCCTGCGCCGAAGGGGCCTGACGGAGGGCGCCACGATGTTTTTCCCGCTGCGCCAGGAGCACCTCGCCGATTCCCTGGGCCTGACGACGACCCACGTGAATCGCAGCCTCGCCAAATTCCGCAGCGAGGGCATCCTGACCTTGGAGCGCCAGGTGCTGTCGATCCTCGATCGCCAAGAACTCGCCAAGGCCAGCGACGAACCCTGAGCGCGGCGCGCAAAGAGTCGTCCAACGGAAAATCTGCGGAACAAATGTTACAAACCGCGCCTTGCAAGCGTGTCTGACGCGGTCCGTCGTATCGACTTGGTTGTGGCGACTCTACAAATGAGCGAGGCGGCGATTCGCCGTGCGTGAGGGGAAACACAAGAGGGCCATATGACACAGCAAGCCAACGTCGATCGTGAGACGCGCCTGCGCTTCATGCGTATTTCCCGGGAGACCGGAGCACTGCTGCACGAGGTATGGGGCAAGCTCGAGCCCAATTTGGCCGATCTTCTCGAGGGATTTTATCGACACGTCACGCAGGAGCCGCAGCTTGCGCGCCTGCTCGGCGGCGAAATACCTCGCCTCAAATCGGCCCAGGCCTCGCACTGGGCCCGGCTGTTTTCCGGCCGGTTCGACGATTCCTACATTCAGGGCGTGCGCGCGATCGGCCTGGTTCACAACAAGATCGGCCTCGAACCGCGCTGGTATATCGGCGGCTACAATTTCGTGCTCCAGGAGATCATCAGCACGGTCACCAAGCTGTACCGGTTCAGCCCCAGGAAGATGACCAAGATGCTGCGGGCCATCAACGCGGCCGTGATGCTGGACATGGACTTCGCGATCTCCGTCTATCAGGAGGCGATGCTCGCCGAGCGCCAGAAGCGCCAGGACAGCGTCGATGTCGCCATCCGGGAATTCGACACCCAGATGAAGAAGGTCCTGGACTCCGTCACCGCCGCGGCGGAGCTGATGCAGACGACGGCCCAGGCCATGGCAGCGAATTCGGAAGAAACGTCGCGGCAGTCCGCCGTCGTCAATTCCGCGTCGCAGCAGGCCTCGACCAGCGTGCAGACCGTCGCTTCGGCGGCGGAGGAGCTTGCCGCGTCGGTCGCCGAGATCGGTCGCCAGGTCGAACAGTCCGCCCAGGTGACGGCGAAGGCGGTCGGGGAGGCGAACGAGACCAATCAGATCGTCCGGGCGCTCGCCGACAGCGCGCAGAAGATCGGCGATGTCGTCAGCCTCATCAACGACATCGCGGGGCAGACCAACCTGCTCGCGTTGAACGCGACGATCGAAGCCGCGCGGGCGGGCGAGGCCGGCAAGGGTTTCGCGGTCGTCGCGGCCGAGGTCAAGGGTCTCGCCAACCAGACCGCCAAGGCGACCGACGAGATCGGCGTGCAGATCACCGGAATACAGGAAGCGACCCGGAAGGCCGTCGCAGCGATCGAAAGCATCGGCGGCACCATCACGCAGGTGAACGAAATCGCCACCACGATCGCCTCGGCCGTCGAGCAACAGGGCGCCGCGACCAAGGAGATCGCCCGCAGCGCCCAGCAGGCCGCGATGGGCACCGGCGAAGTCACCTCGAACATCGCCAGTGTTGACCATGCGGCGGCCGAGACCGGCCAGGGCGCGACGAAGGTGCTCAATTCCGCGGCCGAGCTTCGCGGCCAGGCCGACAAGCTGAGATCGGAAGTGATGGAGTTCTTCCAGGTCGTCAAGGCGGCGTGAAACATCCGTGGACGCAGTGCGGGGACCGTGCGGTCCTCGAGGTCGAACCGGAGATCACACCATGACCGACAGCTTTCTGGACGAAACGATTGCGGAATTCCTCACCGAGACGGCGGACAGCCTGACCGTGGTCGATGCCGAACTGATAAAGCTCGAACGCGATCCCGAGAACAAGGAGGTTCTCGGCCACATCTTCCGCCTGGTTCACACGGTCAAGGGCACCTGCGGCTTCATCGGGTTGCGACGGCTGGAAAAGGTCGCGCATGCGTCGGAGAACCTGCTCGGGCTGTTTCGCGACGGAAGCCTCAAGGTCACGCCGGCCTGCGTGACCCTGATCCTGGAATCGCTCGACCGCATCAAGGAAATCCTGGCGCAGCTCGAGAGCGCCGGTGCGGAGCCCGAGGGCGACGACGGGCCTCTGATCGCGCGGCTTGAGCAGGCCGCGGCCGGCTCCGACCAAGCCAGCCCGGCCGATTCCACCGAGGCGTTGCTCGGCATCGAAGCGATATTCTCCGGATCCGATGCGGTACCGCCCGCAACCCAGCCCGATCAGGCGGCGCCGATCGCCGAACCGTCGATCGCCAGCCAGTCGCTTCGGGTGAGCGTCGACGTCATCGAGAAGCTGATGACCATGGTGAGCGAACTGGTCCTCACCAGGAACCAGCTGCTCGAAATGGTCCGTCACCAGGACGACAGCGAATTCAAGGTTCCGCTCCAGCGGCTGTCCAACGTCACCGCCGAATTGCAGGACGGCGTGATGAAGACCCGCATGCAGCCGATCGGCAACGCCTGGCAGAAGCTGCCCCGGATCGTTCGCGATCTGTCCGCCGAGCTGAACAAGAAGATCGATCTGCAGATGCACGGGTCGGAGACCGAGCTCGATCGGCAGGTCCTGGAGCTGATCAAGGATCCGCTGACGCACATGGTCCGCAATTCGGCCGATCACGGGATCGAGACGCCGGCGGAACGCAAGGCGGCGGGAAAGCCGGAAAAGGGCACGATAAACCTGCGCGCCTATCACGAGGGCGGGCACATCATCATCGAGGTCGGCGACGACGGGAAAGGTCTT
Above is a window of Rhizomicrobium sp. DNA encoding:
- a CDS encoding globin-coupled sensor protein translates to MTQQANVDRETRLRFMRISRETGALLHEVWGKLEPNLADLLEGFYRHVTQEPQLARLLGGEIPRLKSAQASHWARLFSGRFDDSYIQGVRAIGLVHNKIGLEPRWYIGGYNFVLQEIISTVTKLYRFSPRKMTKMLRAINAAVMLDMDFAISVYQEAMLAERQKRQDSVDVAIREFDTQMKKVLDSVTAAAELMQTTAQAMAANSEETSRQSAVVNSASQQASTSVQTVASAAEELAASVAEIGRQVEQSAQVTAKAVGEANETNQIVRALADSAQKIGDVVSLINDIAGQTNLLALNATIEAARAGEAGKGFAVVAAEVKGLANQTAKATDEIGVQITGIQEATRKAVAAIESIGGTITQVNEIATTIASAVEQQGAATKEIARSAQQAAMGTGEVTSNIASVDHAAAETGQGATKVLNSAAELRGQADKLRSEVMEFFQVVKAA